A part of Carassius auratus strain Wakin unplaced genomic scaffold, ASM336829v1 scaf_tig00050902, whole genome shotgun sequence genomic DNA contains:
- the LOC113089749 gene encoding E3 ubiquitin-protein ligase Topors-like has product MMAPSKMKLRSRTRDSAGKSSQRLLANASPDSKCPICLDRFKNVASLDRCLHQFCFRCIHEWSKNKAECPLCKQRFHSIFHSVKGENDFKEFVVRPPENGAPANTDPPERVLRPRVLRRRERRSHRAQTPGPTTSPPLEDDIMFDGLMDAAALAQNQDMLRLTVRRHGRGEGRSLRRLCDQDVVAFRRALYRTGIRVRNSGDAGMRRDISASFLRQNPGCLRRLLPWLQRELTVLYGSHGSLVNIVQNIIISRIMNYNMEDMAIRDELRPFLLARTDHFLHELVSFARSTLNMEEYDQQAVYDCPAPSYEEGSSSDLTVIAISEDDDDNDSEDNVTENPSAVQERLASVATASGADSLPSQSAWDDETPGPSYSTLLPSSSLSQGEGAEPSSSTAPPLSALNTTDPVASVGVSARPDEDDIEEECLIVGYVKPMAERTPELVQLSSDSSEEEQEPAATETAASVMKSEEFQVQLPSQSHMNPISPNSFPSPAPLCSPQHLLPDGVRSPSKEQEADYLSFHGHQSKDGSQSHSHDDSSFRGNQRHRSHRRSGSKEKDKSSDQSRPVKTPDCSPSQTRSWTQSPTVSIWSGSPASKSHSSDCSPSQNNSDRSGEHSRHSREKFSHSPSYSKRRKNKERRIRSPDSPDSFLGSHHPCEAKHCRKRRRRSVSSSSADLHSERSCMDKPSGKRKYKTRHLERAAQRRHKERTTTKEKKRNRERRPSRERSPSVEIIYEQRAPDTDWIQRRKKKHRKRRRELRSPTVITIDSDSDRTIDCLDRVLDVLDQTAADTEQRDASPEQDSIQNASCTLDSNPLSEPSSPVGRSDPTTERTLNLDNCVVNVVDNSSSDCSRNISEGSHEEFMSDPFTGASMITTPPSDMRLLETILQDLVDFLPGTE; this is encoded by the exons ATGATGGCGCCTTCTAAGATGAAGTTGCGTTCGAGGACGAGAGACAGTGCTGGGAAATCTTCTCAACGTTTATTAGCCAACGCTTCGCCTGATTCCAAATGCCCCATCTGCCTCGACCGCTTCAAAAACGTGGCGTCGCTGGACCGCTGCCTGCATCAGTTCTGTTTCCGCTGCATCCACGAGTGGTCCAAGAACAAAGCCGAGTGTCCGCTCTGTAAGCAGCGCTTCCACTCTATATTCCACTCCGTCAAAGGGGAAAACGACTTTAAGGAGTTCGTGGTGCGGCCTCCGGAGAACGGTGCGCCTGCGAACACCGATCCACCTGAGCGTGTGCTCCGCCCTCGAGTCCTCAGACGCAGAGAGAGGCGGAGCCACAGAGCGCAAACCCCCGGCCCTACTACGTCGCCTCCACTGGAAGATGACATCATGTTCGACGGCCTGATGGATGCAGCGGCGCTCGCACAGAACCAAGACATGCTGCGATTAACAGTGCGCAGACATGGGCGGGGCGAGGGGCGGAGCCTGCGGCGCTTGTGCGACCAAGACGTTGTCGCATTCCGCCGCGCACTTTACAGGACTGGCATACGCGTGCGTAACTCAGGAGACGCTGGCATGCGAAGGGACATTTCCGCATCTTTTTTGCGACAAAACCCTGGCTGTCTTCGACGACTGCTTCCTTGGCTACAGCGGGAACTCACCGTTTTGTACGGTTCGCACGGCTCACTGGTGAACATCGTGCAGAACATCATCATCTCGCGCATCATGAACTACAACATGGAGGACATGGCCATCCGAGACGAGCTCCGCCCCTTCCTGCTGGCACGCACCGACCACTTCCTGCATGAGCTGGTGAGCTTCGCCCGCTCCACCCTTAATATGGAGGAGTACGACCAGCAGGCCGTTTACGACTGTCCCGCGCCCAGCTACGAGGAGGGCAGCAGCTCGGACCTTACTGTTATCGCCATCTCCGAG gatgatgatgataatgatagtGAGGACAATGTCACGGAGAATCCCTCTGCTGTCCAGGAACGCCTTGCATCCGTTGCCACAGCAAGTGGAGCGGATAGTTTGCCAAGTCAGTCCGCGTGGGATGATGAGACGCCTGGTCCGTCCTATTCAACCCTCCTCCCCTCTTCCAGCCTATCACAGGGTGAGGGGGCGGAGCCAAGCTCAAGCACAGCCCCTCCCCTCAGTGCCCTCAACACGACTGACCCTGTGGCAAGTGTCGGCGTGTCAGCCAGACCGGATGAAGATGATATAGAGGAAGAGTGCCTAATTGTGGGATACGTGAAACCGATGGCTGAACGGACCCCTGAACTTGTTCAGCTCTCCTCAGATTCATCTGAAGAAGAGCAAGAGCCAGCCGCCACCGAGACAGCGGCCTCAGTAATGAAATCAGAGGAATTCCAAGTGCAGCTCCCGTCACAGTCCCACATGAACCCAATTAGTCCTAATTCCTTCCCAAGCCCTGCTCCCTTGTGCAGTCCACAGCATTTACTTCCGGATGGAGTCAGGTCACCGAGTAAAGAACAAGAGGCCGACTACTTGTCCTTCCATGGTCACCAGTCCAAAGATGGTTCACAGTCACATTCACATGATGACTCCAGCTTCAGAGGTAACCAGAGGCACAGAAGTCATCGGCGCTCTGGCAGCAAAGAGAAGGACAAGAGTTCAGATCAATCACGGCCAGTCAAGACCCCAGATTGCTCGCCAAGCCAAACACGGAGCTGGACACAAAGCCCAACGGTGTCCATTTGGAGTGGCAGCCCCGCATCTAAGTCACACAGTAGTGACTGCTCTCCTTCCCAAAACAACAGcgacagaagtggagagcattcGCGCCATTCAAGAGAGAAATTCTCGCACTCTCCTTCCTACTCAAAAAGGAGAAAAAACAAGGAAAGGAGGATTAGGTCTCCTGACTCACCTGATTCGTTCCTTGGCTCTCACCATCCCTGTGAGGCAAAGCATTGTCGTAAACGCCGTAGGCGGTCGGTCAGCAGCAGTAGCGCTGATTTGCACTCTGAAAGATCCTGCATGGACAAACCCAGTGGTAAACGCAAGTACAAAACCCGGCACTTGGAGCGAGCAGCCCAGCGGCGGCACAAGGAGAGAACCACAACCAAGGAAAAAAAGCGGAACCGAGAACGGCGACCCAGCAGGGAACGATCTCCAAGTGTGGAGATCATCTACGAACAAAGGGCGCCTGACACAGACTGGATCCAGCGGAGGAAGAAGAAGCACCGGAAGCGAAGGAGGGAACTGCGTTCTCCCACTGTGATCACGATAGATAGTGACAGCGACCGTACCATCGACTGTCTGGACCGCGTCTTGGATGTTTTAGACCAAACCGCTGCTGATACTGAGCAAAGGGATGCGAGTCCTGAACAAGATTCCATCCAGAATGCAAGTTGTACCTTGGACTCAAATCCTCTCTCTGAGCCATCGAGTCCCGTAGGCCGCAGTGACCCAACCACTGAACGCACACTAAACCTAGACAACTGTGTGGTGAATGTAGTCGACAACAGTAGTTCTGACTGCTCCCGAAATATAAGTGAAGGTAGCCACGAAGAGTTTATGTCCGACCCTTTCACAGGGGCCTCGATGATAACAACCCCACCTTCGGACATGAGGCTGCTGGAAACCATACTGCAAGATCTTGTGGATTTCCTACCGGGGACAGAGTAG